One genomic segment of Bombyx mori chromosome W, ASM3026992v2 includes these proteins:
- the LOC134201712 gene encoding von Willebrand factor A domain-containing protein DDB_G0267758-like, whose translation MINCSTTPLDELHSDENQAPNECLLQAGHVDCTKSPVHVNLSNHNKVPMTALENVSAQNCAVDVVMLSDIINKPENQRYCDVNTYFELDELAHKKYVNRKRDYVNYNVSPLNSDEPDADLSDPTYDLQNEMKKVKHVPALLRRISSSSSSSSSSSSSSSSSSNSSSSNSRSSDSLIAHLQNTTLPQISTLSENIILPENSNLPENSRYLNAVEDETEIKKEVGNALVIQINGNKILKSF comes from the exons ATGATCAATTGTAGTACAACGCCACTCGATGAGCTTCATTCCGATGAAAACCAGGCTCCGAATGAGTGTTTGCTTCAAGCTGGTCATGTGGATTGTACTAAATCTCCAGTCCATGTGAATTTATCTAACCATAATAAGGTACCAATGACTGCACTTGAAAATGTTTCAGCCCAAAATTGTGCTGTAGATGTAGTG ATGTTATCTGATATCATCAACAAACCCGAAAACCAGCGTTATTGTGATGTCAACACCTATTTTGAGCTAGATGAACTGGCACATAAAAAATACGTCAATAGAAAAAGAGACTATGTCAATTACAATGTGTCTCCCTTAAATTCTGATGAACCAGACGCAGATTTAAGTGATCCGACGTATGACCTTCAAAACGAGATGAAGAAAGTTAAGCACGTTCCTGCCTTATTACGACGAATATCTTCTTCCAGCAGCTCATCGTCATCTAGCAGCTCCTCTTCATCGAGCTCAAGCAACTCCTCGTCGTCAAATTCCAGAAGTTCTGATTCGCTAATTGCTCACTTACAAAATACTACGTTGCCCCAAATTTCTACCTTGTCCGAAAATATTATCTTGCccgaaaattctaatttgcctGAAAATTCGAGGTATCTTAATGCAGTAGAGGATGAAACAGAGATAAAAAAAGAGGTAGGAAACGCACTAGTGATCCAAATAAAtggaaacaaaatattaaaaagtttttga